The Flavobacterium piscisymbiosum genome includes a region encoding these proteins:
- a CDS encoding SusC/RagA family TonB-linked outer membrane protein codes for MKNFLKINSLLFLLLVTAGINAQNTTPLIQSKLDGTVVDDVTNQPVIGASVVIKGTTHGVQTDAEGKFYFQTGQKFPYTLIVSYIGYKKAEIIVDKNPITINLKEERQELDELVVVGYGSQKRKDITGSVASVPKANLSQVTSSADNLLRGAIPGVVVTQSSGRPGASSSVRIRGGNSITAGNEPLYVVDGILIYNDNNNSTAGVTNAGATVNVLSTINPADIESIEVLKDASATAIYGSRGANGVVIITTKKGTKGQDNISYQGYFGFQNVSKKLNLMNASQWASLRNDVQASIGQAPSFTPAQIEAFKTSGSYDWQDALFRTAAPVQNHQLSFSGGDERSRYAISAGYFQQDGIVIASDFKRISLRVNYERNYSEKFKFGVNANYSNSISNGVGTNGGAAAGRSPNPLVVALYQPPVVPIKNADGSYNLTNNPYATAVNGIIPNPINDLVSTINETKINRILTSLFGEYKITKKLVAKVAVSGDVIDTKQNYYASSTTTAGAGTKGLASVGDRLVSSVLNENTLNYNTTFGENHKFSALGGYTLQYTQGEVVNAGSNTFVNDTNTYNALQDGVAVKPYSDAFESVLKSWLTRINYSYKGKYNFTLSARADGSSRFGSESLWGYFPSAGFSWNITDEDFAKNIKGVTEAKLRITAGTTGNQEIGNYLSLAQMGSVNYAFGGTLQTGLAPTRLANPDLKWEKTNQYNVGLDLSLLDRKINFVFDVYYKKTNDLLINVPIPLTSGYATVLQNIGGVENKGIEIGLTTENVKTESFSWNSNVVFSANKNKVVSIGNGVDQFFPVVPNGSLLQQQPVTVKVGLPLGTFWGYKTNGIFQTQEEVNTQPKINSLANTKVGDRRYVDTNGDGVITALDKGNLGSSQPKFVGSFSNTVSYRDFDLNFSFQGSYGGKIFNALNQQLEISTLGTNANVTLDDRWTPTNPSNEVPRATSSPLGIVSERYVEDASFLRLKLITLGYTLPKSASQRLGAKSIKFYVSAENLITWTKYTGYDPEVSSYEQNNLYPGIDFGSYPNSKTFISGLNITF; via the coding sequence ATGAAAAATTTTTTAAAAATAAACTCATTACTATTTCTCCTGCTTGTCACGGCAGGAATTAATGCCCAAAATACAACGCCACTTATACAGTCTAAACTCGACGGAACTGTGGTAGACGACGTTACAAATCAGCCTGTTATTGGAGCTTCTGTCGTTATTAAAGGAACAACTCACGGTGTTCAGACAGATGCTGAAGGAAAATTTTATTTTCAAACCGGTCAAAAATTTCCTTATACTTTAATCGTAAGCTACATTGGATATAAAAAAGCTGAAATAATTGTAGACAAAAACCCAATTACAATTAATTTAAAAGAAGAACGTCAGGAATTAGATGAATTGGTTGTTGTGGGATACGGTTCTCAAAAGAGAAAAGATATTACAGGTTCTGTAGCCTCTGTTCCTAAAGCAAATTTATCTCAAGTCACTTCATCTGCAGACAACCTGTTACGAGGTGCGATTCCGGGAGTGGTAGTTACACAAAGTTCGGGTCGTCCGGGAGCTTCATCAAGCGTACGTATTAGAGGAGGAAACTCGATTACGGCCGGTAATGAACCTCTGTATGTTGTAGACGGAATATTAATCTATAATGATAATAACAACAGTACAGCGGGAGTTACGAATGCCGGTGCTACTGTCAATGTTCTCTCTACTATAAACCCAGCTGATATTGAATCTATCGAAGTATTAAAAGATGCGTCAGCAACTGCCATTTACGGATCGCGTGGTGCAAATGGTGTCGTTATCATTACTACCAAAAAGGGAACAAAAGGACAGGATAACATTTCGTACCAAGGTTATTTTGGATTCCAGAATGTATCGAAAAAACTAAACTTAATGAATGCCAGCCAATGGGCAAGCTTGCGCAATGATGTTCAGGCAAGTATTGGTCAGGCTCCATCTTTTACGCCGGCTCAGATAGAAGCTTTTAAAACATCTGGAAGTTACGATTGGCAAGATGCTCTTTTTAGAACTGCAGCGCCTGTACAAAATCATCAGTTATCATTCTCTGGCGGAGATGAGCGTTCCAGATATGCTATTTCTGCAGGATATTTTCAACAAGACGGAATTGTGATTGCATCAGATTTTAAAAGGATTTCGCTTCGTGTCAATTACGAAAGAAATTACTCTGAGAAATTTAAATTTGGTGTAAATGCCAACTACAGTAATTCGATTTCTAATGGTGTAGGTACAAATGGCGGTGCGGCTGCCGGAAGATCTCCAAACCCATTAGTGGTGGCATTGTATCAGCCTCCGGTAGTACCTATTAAAAATGCAGACGGAAGTTATAACTTAACCAATAATCCTTATGCAACTGCAGTAAATGGTATTATACCAAACCCTATCAATGATTTGGTAAGTACGATCAACGAAACTAAAATAAACAGAATTTTGACCAGCTTATTTGGTGAATATAAGATCACTAAAAAACTTGTTGCAAAAGTAGCCGTGAGTGGTGATGTTATCGATACAAAACAAAACTATTATGCTTCGTCTACCACTACTGCCGGAGCAGGAACAAAAGGATTGGCTTCTGTGGGAGATCGTCTGGTAAGTTCTGTATTGAATGAAAACACTTTGAATTACAATACTACTTTTGGTGAAAACCATAAATTCTCAGCTTTAGGAGGATATACACTTCAATACACTCAAGGTGAAGTAGTAAATGCAGGATCCAATACATTTGTAAATGATACTAATACGTATAACGCTCTGCAAGATGGTGTTGCGGTAAAACCTTATAGTGATGCATTCGAAAGTGTATTAAAATCATGGTTAACCAGAATAAATTATTCATACAAAGGAAAATACAACTTTACTTTATCTGCACGTGCCGATGGTTCATCACGATTTGGATCGGAATCTCTTTGGGGTTATTTCCCATCAGCAGGGTTTTCATGGAATATTACCGACGAAGATTTTGCTAAAAACATTAAAGGCGTAACCGAAGCTAAACTTAGAATTACAGCGGGAACAACAGGAAACCAGGAAATTGGTAATTACCTTTCTTTAGCTCAAATGGGTTCTGTAAATTATGCCTTTGGAGGAACATTACAGACAGGTTTAGCTCCTACCCGATTGGCAAATCCGGATTTGAAATGGGAAAAAACAAATCAGTATAATGTTGGTTTAGATTTATCGCTATTAGATAGAAAAATCAATTTTGTATTTGATGTGTATTACAAGAAAACAAATGATTTATTAATTAATGTCCCTATTCCGCTTACTTCAGGTTATGCCACAGTTCTTCAGAATATTGGAGGGGTTGAAAATAAAGGTATCGAAATTGGCTTAACAACAGAAAATGTAAAAACCGAAAGTTTCTCATGGAACTCAAATGTTGTGTTCTCTGCCAACAAAAACAAAGTGGTTTCGATAGGAAACGGAGTTGATCAGTTTTTTCCTGTAGTGCCAAACGGATCTTTACTACAACAACAACCCGTAACAGTAAAAGTAGGACTACCATTAGGAACTTTCTGGGGATACAAAACAAATGGAATTTTCCAGACTCAGGAAGAAGTTAATACGCAGCCAAAAATAAACAGTTTAGCCAACACAAAAGTTGGAGACCGAAGATATGTAGATACTAACGGAGATGGTGTAATCACTGCACTTGACAAAGGTAACTTAGGAAGTTCTCAACCTAAATTTGTTGGAAGTTTCAGCAACACGGTTTCTTATCGTGATTTTGATCTTAATTTCTCTTTTCAGGGATCTTATGGCGGCAAGATATTTAATGCCTTAAATCAGCAATTAGAGATTTCTACTCTTGGAACAAATGCTAATGTTACTCTGGACGATCGCTGGACGCCAACGAATCCAAGCAATGAAGTCCCGAGAGCAACAAGTTCTCCTCTCGGAATCGTTTCTGAGCGTTATGTAGAAGATGCTTCTTTTTTAAGATTAAAATTAATCACTTTAGGATATACATTGCCTAAAAGCGCTTCTCAAAGATTAGGAGCCAAAAGCATTAAATTCTATGTATCTGCTGAAAATTTAATTACATGGACAAAATACACTGGTTATGATCCAGAGGTAAGTTCATACGAACAAAACAACTTATATCCCGGAATTGATTTTGGTTCTTATCCAAACTCTAAAACATTCATTTCGGGTCTGAACATAACTTTCTAA